The Petrocella atlantisensis genome has a window encoding:
- a CDS encoding bifunctional diguanylate cyclase/phosphodiesterase: protein MLILERFIKDAQKRMFILIVLMLIGVAIPSLATEDLGSKTTNILVLHTYHQGMRSNDILNRQIEEALDGYLVENVQLHMEYLDDIRFDIEKYNETFLAYLKAKYNNESIDGILSINQGASSFIEYNYDEFFNNKPIVYIGLGSEAYTPISFNKISGIHREVPLASLMLSAKTLNPNLKKINIYTKPEMLSEDNLLALQQFSESHSLLYQVFSEGRGQEYVNALVNIEEEAAILLSDLEDTTGEVYTLDELFESIDLRGNGSVYTIYDNYIGKGATGAITIEQNQYIRKSVEMLMEQIKGSNVDLSSYQKLEPIEIYDYNKIKKLNLVHTNLPKNAQFINRPTVLNMIQSHPLEFIILALVIMMVILIYALTNLLLRLKAEKDRKLARKDLQASYMELEATHQQLLASESEVTRKYIELQEKEEELRKSRERYRLAAKGSEFGIWDYDFETKNMYFSNQAKDIFGLSADQNSFISSEIFNCLPTNESIKLYDKIKKHLNIEDNNVIEHETTIEIQKGIMEWISIRGKAQYDGEGNPVRLAGSLTNITKEKEAEIKIKKLAFTDELTNLPNKTYYNQVISEKLLTQDSNLAIYFIDIDNFKTINDFYGHKMGDQVLKRVATMIRNEVDGRYEVIRYGGDEFIVLLKDVIDVEEVERQAQQLLNIFQNKFVIEDSVFSVTLSLGIATTLSADVDFDILLKQADLALHEAKGKGKNQYHHFTTILMEKMEQQLWFEKELEIATLNHQFKLYYQPKYDLKEETIVGYEALIRWMHPEKGIIPPNDFIPLSEENGLIIVIGKWVIYEAISQLNQWHLKGYTSLTISINLSAKQFADVKLIETIQDAMIGKVIRPEHVELEVTETTALQDLDFATNILKDLREQGYKISLDDFGTGYSSLNYLNVLPIDIIKIDKAFIADSIYNKSKQQVIKTIIQLAHVNKMDVVAEGVEAYEEMELLRTEKCDMIQGYYISKPLPPNEAIELMNKAFEIVEC, encoded by the coding sequence GTGTTAATATTGGAACGATTTATTAAAGATGCTCAGAAAAGAATGTTCATACTTATAGTATTGATGTTGATAGGTGTGGCGATACCAAGTCTGGCTACTGAAGACTTGGGTAGTAAAACAACTAATATTTTGGTTTTGCATACTTATCATCAGGGCATGCGTAGTAACGACATCTTAAATCGTCAAATTGAAGAAGCATTAGATGGCTATTTAGTTGAGAATGTTCAGTTACACATGGAGTACTTGGATGACATAAGATTTGACATTGAAAAATATAATGAAACATTTTTAGCGTACTTAAAGGCAAAATATAATAATGAATCAATAGATGGCATATTATCCATTAACCAAGGTGCCAGTAGCTTTATTGAATACAATTATGATGAATTCTTTAATAACAAACCGATTGTCTATATTGGTTTAGGGTCTGAAGCTTATACACCCATTTCATTTAATAAAATTTCAGGCATTCACCGAGAAGTGCCATTAGCGTCCTTGATGCTATCAGCAAAAACGTTAAATCCAAACCTAAAAAAAATAAATATTTATACCAAACCGGAAATGCTATCAGAAGATAATTTACTAGCATTACAGCAGTTTAGTGAAAGTCATAGCCTATTATATCAGGTCTTTTCAGAAGGTCGTGGACAAGAGTATGTCAATGCTCTTGTTAATATAGAAGAAGAAGCTGCAATTCTCCTCTCAGACCTTGAAGACACCACCGGTGAAGTATATACATTAGATGAATTATTTGAATCTATTGATTTAAGAGGCAACGGATCCGTCTATACCATTTATGATAATTATATTGGGAAAGGTGCAACGGGTGCAATCACAATAGAACAGAATCAATATATTCGTAAATCTGTTGAGATGCTAATGGAACAAATAAAAGGTAGCAATGTCGATTTATCTTCTTATCAAAAGCTCGAACCTATTGAGATTTATGACTATAATAAGATAAAGAAATTAAATCTTGTGCATACCAATCTTCCAAAAAATGCTCAGTTTATAAATCGTCCAACAGTTTTAAATATGATTCAGAGCCATCCACTAGAATTTATTATTTTGGCTTTAGTTATTATGATGGTCATCTTGATTTATGCCCTTACCAATTTATTGTTAAGGCTTAAAGCTGAAAAAGATCGTAAGTTAGCGAGAAAAGACCTTCAGGCAAGTTATATGGAACTTGAAGCAACCCATCAGCAGTTGTTGGCCAGTGAAAGTGAAGTCACAAGAAAATATATAGAATTACAGGAAAAAGAAGAGGAACTAAGAAAAAGTAGAGAACGGTATAGGTTAGCCGCAAAAGGGTCTGAGTTTGGTATATGGGATTATGACTTTGAGACGAAGAATATGTATTTTTCTAATCAGGCAAAGGACATATTTGGATTATCAGCAGATCAAAACTCATTTATCTCCTCGGAGATATTCAATTGCTTGCCGACGAATGAATCTATAAAGTTATATGATAAAATCAAAAAGCATTTGAATATTGAAGATAATAATGTTATTGAGCATGAAACAACGATAGAAATACAAAAAGGCATCATGGAATGGATTTCTATAAGAGGGAAAGCCCAATATGATGGGGAGGGAAATCCAGTTAGGTTGGCCGGTTCCCTAACCAACATTACGAAAGAAAAGGAAGCAGAAATCAAAATTAAGAAACTGGCATTTACGGATGAGCTGACGAATCTACCGAATAAGACCTACTACAATCAAGTTATTAGTGAAAAATTATTGACTCAAGACAGTAATCTAGCAATCTATTTCATAGATATAGACAATTTCAAAACAATCAATGATTTCTATGGTCACAAGATGGGGGATCAAGTACTTAAAAGAGTAGCTACTATGATCCGTAACGAAGTGGATGGTAGATATGAAGTGATCCGATATGGTGGTGATGAGTTTATTGTATTATTAAAAGATGTTATTGATGTAGAGGAAGTTGAGAGACAGGCGCAACAACTGCTCAATATATTCCAGAATAAATTTGTCATTGAGGACTCTGTATTTTCAGTTACACTAAGTTTGGGTATAGCTACGACTTTAAGTGCCGATGTTGATTTTGATATACTGCTTAAACAAGCCGACCTAGCTTTACATGAAGCAAAAGGCAAAGGCAAAAATCAATACCACCATTTTACAACGATATTAATGGAAAAAATGGAGCAACAATTATGGTTTGAGAAAGAACTTGAAATAGCAACATTAAACCATCAATTTAAGCTCTATTATCAACCGAAGTATGATTTAAAGGAAGAAACCATAGTTGGATATGAAGCATTAATCAGATGGATGCATCCTGAAAAGGGTATTATACCCCCGAATGATTTCATACCATTGTCTGAAGAAAACGGGCTTATCATTGTCATTGGTAAATGGGTCATTTATGAAGCTATCTCTCAACTCAATCAATGGCATTTAAAAGGGTATACCAGTTTGACCATATCCATAAATCTGTCTGCCAAACAATTTGCAGATGTTAAACTTATAGAAACGATTCAGGATGCCATGATTGGGAAGGTCATACGTCCGGAGCATGTTGAACTTGAGGTCACTGAAACCACGGCGCTCCAAGATCTAGACTTTGCTACGAATATACTGAAAGACTTGAGAGAACAGGGTTACAAAATTTCTTTAGATGATTTTGGTACAGGCTATTCATCGTTGAACTATCTGAATGTATTACCCATAGATATTATTAAGATTGACAAAGCCTTTATAGCGGACAGTATATATAATAAAAGTAAGCAACAAGTGATTAAGACCATCATTCAACTTGCCCATGTCAATAAAATGGATGTGGTTGCAGAAGGGGTTGAGGCATATGAGGAAATGGAACTTCTAAGGACTGAAAAATGTGATATGATTCAAGGTTACTATATATCAAAACCATTGCCCCCGAATGAAGCCATTGAACTGATGAACAAAGCCTTTGAAATTGTAGAGTGCTAA
- a CDS encoding ISLre2 family transposase, producing the protein MHISIQQFMEIGIKKIEKVVESFINDDQMNIGEFVLELGKPLQELQREIIAETIEGIDEVYRKSAYRINHYVVERARVPNSFTSTCGEIKYKRTYFKSKETGEFIFLADKACGITKNMRKSEDVVIEAIKHVVDTSYRISGEHATHTEDIISKQAVMKEVHSLEIPALIPFVKKKRQVKVLYINADEDHVSLQFNNKKGDLKVGENGYKSNTIEPRLACIFEDVEKESQGSKRNRLIGKHYFAGVYKKSEDLWEEVLEYIDAVYDEDYLEHIYIMGDGASWIKSGMDVLGAKCYFVLDKFHLNQAIMRAIGHLGDSVSDARKAIYDGIRSEDKKAVNTVFDIALEYSDSENRKEQIRRTRVYISNHWEAIIRPNHDEYARMGCSAEGQVSHLLSSRLSSRPLGWSKKGVTKMARLRAYVANDGKVCDLIKYKQEKQHRMIQDEIKIEVDKEIKRKQKTYTDVWNHQTVAGSTRLVDGMYCLTKKLRGII; encoded by the coding sequence ATGCATATTAGTATACAACAATTTATGGAGATTGGTATCAAAAAGATTGAAAAAGTAGTAGAAAGTTTTATAAATGATGATCAAATGAATATTGGAGAGTTTGTTCTTGAGTTAGGAAAACCATTACAGGAGCTGCAACGAGAGATTATTGCAGAGACAATAGAAGGCATTGATGAGGTGTATAGAAAATCAGCATATCGAATCAATCACTACGTGGTTGAACGTGCTAGGGTCCCTAATTCATTTACAAGCACATGCGGTGAGATCAAGTACAAAAGGACTTATTTTAAGTCGAAAGAAACAGGTGAATTCATATTTCTTGCAGATAAAGCATGTGGTATTACAAAAAACATGAGAAAAAGTGAAGATGTTGTTATAGAAGCCATAAAGCATGTTGTTGACACTAGCTATAGAATCAGTGGTGAACATGCAACACATACAGAAGATATTATCAGTAAACAAGCGGTCATGAAAGAGGTTCATAGCTTAGAAATACCTGCATTAATACCCTTTGTAAAGAAAAAGAGACAGGTCAAAGTCCTATATATAAATGCTGATGAAGACCATGTATCCTTACAATTCAACAATAAAAAGGGAGATTTAAAAGTCGGAGAAAATGGCTATAAAAGCAACACAATAGAGCCACGTCTAGCATGTATTTTTGAGGATGTTGAAAAAGAAAGCCAAGGAAGTAAAAGAAATAGACTAATAGGAAAACATTACTTTGCAGGCGTTTACAAAAAGAGTGAAGACTTATGGGAAGAAGTGCTTGAGTACATAGATGCGGTTTATGATGAAGACTATTTGGAACATATCTACATCATGGGAGATGGCGCATCGTGGATAAAATCAGGGATGGATGTGCTCGGGGCAAAGTGTTATTTTGTGCTTGATAAATTCCATTTAAACCAAGCAATTATGAGAGCTATAGGTCATCTTGGTGATTCAGTATCAGATGCAAGAAAGGCAATCTATGACGGCATAAGATCTGAAGATAAAAAAGCAGTCAATACAGTCTTTGACATAGCCCTTGAGTACTCAGATAGCGAGAATAGAAAAGAACAGATAAGAAGAACCAGGGTATACATAAGCAATCACTGGGAAGCCATAATAAGACCTAATCATGATGAATATGCAAGGATGGGTTGCAGTGCAGAAGGTCAAGTGAGCCACCTCCTCTCTTCAAGGTTAAGTAGCCGTCCGCTAGGATGGTCAAAGAAAGGTGTAACTAAGATGGCAAGACTTAGAGCTTATGTAGCCAATGATGGTAAAGTATGTGATTTGATTAAATACAAGCAAGAAAAACAGCACCGCATGATTCAAGATGAGATAAAAATAGAAGTAGATAAAGAGATAAAAAGGAAACAAAAGACCTATACAGACGTTTGGAACCATCAGACAGTCGCAGGTAGTACCCGGCTAGTAGATGGTATGTATTGTCTTACAAAGAAACTAAGGGGCATCATTTGA
- a CDS encoding nicotinate phosphoribosyltransferase, translating to MPQQDLSLLTDFYQLTMMQGYFFQERFGEKSIFDLFYRSNPSGSSFSIAAGLDQVIDYINNLTFTEESIHYLDSLGVFEPAFLDYLRHFKFTGDIYAVLEGTVIFPNEPIVKVIAPICEAQLIETALLNIINHQSLIATKSARVNWAAGDDMVIEFGLRRAQGPDAGIYGARAAVIGGCSATSNVLAGKMFDIPVKGTLAHSWVMNFDSELEAFRSYANQYKASCFLLVDTYDTLKSGLPNAITVFNELQEQGTLPERYGIRLDSGDLAYLSKKARAMLDQAGHEKAIISASSDLDEYLIRDLKLQGAKISLWGVGTNLITSSDCPAFGGVYKLSAQIVGDTVIPKIKLSDNNEKLTDPGNKKVLRIYDKETGKIKADLVTLVHEHYDESHPLIIFDPISTWKTSTLKPNSYTIRELLVPIFINGTCVYESPTTFEIKAYCQTELATLWDESRRLINAQIVYVDLSEELYTLKHTMIKASRVSF from the coding sequence ATGCCCCAGCAAGATTTATCCCTACTTACAGACTTTTATCAACTCACCATGATGCAAGGTTACTTTTTTCAGGAGCGTTTCGGTGAAAAGTCGATTTTTGATTTATTTTATAGAAGTAATCCTAGTGGAAGCAGTTTTTCCATTGCCGCCGGCCTAGATCAGGTCATTGATTATATCAATAATCTCACATTTACTGAAGAGTCGATTCACTATTTAGATTCTCTCGGTGTTTTTGAACCAGCCTTTCTCGATTATTTACGTCATTTCAAATTCACCGGAGACATTTATGCTGTATTAGAAGGCACGGTTATCTTTCCAAATGAGCCGATAGTGAAAGTCATTGCGCCTATTTGCGAAGCACAGCTCATTGAGACTGCTCTCCTTAATATCATCAACCACCAGAGTCTGATTGCCACCAAATCAGCACGTGTAAACTGGGCAGCCGGAGATGATATGGTAATCGAGTTCGGTCTAAGACGTGCACAGGGACCGGATGCCGGAATTTATGGTGCTCGTGCTGCGGTTATTGGGGGTTGCAGTGCTACTTCAAATGTTTTAGCCGGCAAAATGTTTGATATACCTGTCAAAGGCACATTGGCCCATAGTTGGGTCATGAATTTCGATAGTGAATTGGAGGCATTCAGGTCCTATGCCAATCAGTATAAAGCCTCCTGTTTTCTTCTCGTAGATACTTATGATACCCTGAAGTCAGGTTTACCTAATGCTATTACTGTGTTTAATGAGTTGCAGGAACAAGGTACACTACCCGAGCGTTATGGCATACGTTTAGATAGTGGTGACTTGGCTTACTTGTCAAAAAAGGCAAGAGCGATGCTTGATCAAGCTGGGCATGAGAAAGCCATTATTAGTGCTTCGAGTGACCTTGATGAGTATCTTATTAGAGATTTGAAGCTACAAGGTGCCAAGATTTCCTTGTGGGGTGTGGGCACCAACCTCATAACCTCCAGTGATTGCCCTGCATTTGGCGGTGTTTACAAATTATCCGCTCAGATTGTCGGTGATACAGTTATCCCTAAAATAAAGCTTTCGGACAACAATGAAAAATTGACAGATCCAGGTAACAAGAAGGTGCTCAGAATATATGATAAGGAAACCGGTAAAATCAAAGCAGATCTTGTAACTCTCGTTCATGAACACTATGATGAAAGCCATCCTCTTATTATATTTGATCCGATAAGTACCTGGAAAACTTCTACTTTGAAGCCTAACTCTTATACCATAAGGGAACTTCTCGTACCAATTTTTATAAATGGCACCTGTGTCTATGAAAGCCCTACAACTTTTGAAATCAAAGCGTATTGTCAGACGGAGCTTGCTACGTTATGGGATGAATCCAGACGTTTGATAAACGCTCAAATTGTTTATGTAGACCTTTCTGAAGAACTTTACACCCTAAAACATACAATGATTAAGGCATCAAGAGTATCCTTTTAG
- the ileS gene encoding isoleucine--tRNA ligase: protein MYKKVSTDLNFVQREKQILEYWNNNSIFEKSIELRKDGPTYTFYDGPPTANGKPHIGHVLTRVIKDMIPRYRTMKGYKVLRKAGWDTHGLPVELEVEKALGIDGKDQIEAYGLEPFIKECRHSVWKYKNMWEDFSGTVGFWADMENPYVTYENDYIESVWWSLKQIWEKDLLYKGHKIVPYCPRCGTPLSSHEVAQGYKDVKDESVIAKFKVVDEANAYFLAWTTTPWTLPSNVALCVNPQETYVKVEQGGSIYYLAEALTEQVLGEDYKVLETMLGKDLEFVHYEPLFDFEKPSDQAYYVTCAKFVTLSDGTGIVHIAPAFGEDDAQVGKKYNLPFVQLVDGKGEFVEQVTPWKGRFVKECDADIIKHLDASGKLYKALEYEHSYPHCWRCDTPLIYYAKDSWFIEMTKVKEQLLSNNAKINWLPEAIGKKRFGDWLENVMDWGLSRDRYWGTPLNIWECSCGHRHAIGSIAELKSLSDNCPDDIELHRPFIDKVLINCPICEKKMKRVDPVIDCWYDSGAMPFAQWHYPFENKEIFEDNFPADFISEAVDQTRGWFYSLLAISTLLFDKPAYKNVIVLGHVQDENGQKMSKSKGNAVDPFEALETYGADAIRWYFYNNSAPWLPNRFNGTSVIEGQRKFMGTFWNTYAFYVLYANIDKFNPNEHVLDYDALSLMDKWLFSKLNTLIQEVDTNLENYKIFESSRALAAFVDDLSNWYVRRSRERFWVKDMPQDKINAYMTLYTTLKTLAELSAPFVPFMAEDIYQNLVVGLNPDAPESIHYCNFPVSNKAWIVPEVEAQMDLVLKVVVSGRACRNSAVIKNRQPLATMYIKSEGDVKLDPAYLDIIKEELNVKEVIMRDDVSDFTTYLFKPQLRTVGPKYGKQLGGIKAYLSDVDGNEAMSRLKDTGALSFDVNGDPVVLLEEDLLIEPTKQEGYESATDSNVTVVIDTKLTDALLEEGFVREIISKIQTMRKEADFDVTDQINVFYANSEKADQVIKGNVDLIASETLAVSVEEGSDATGYFKNWSINGTSVDLTVVRR from the coding sequence GTGTACAAAAAGGTTTCGACGGATTTGAATTTCGTCCAAAGAGAGAAGCAAATATTAGAATACTGGAATAACAACAGTATTTTCGAGAAAAGTATTGAGCTTAGAAAAGATGGGCCAACCTACACCTTTTACGATGGTCCTCCAACAGCAAATGGTAAGCCGCATATTGGGCATGTACTGACCAGAGTTATTAAGGATATGATTCCAAGATACCGTACCATGAAAGGCTATAAGGTTCTTAGAAAAGCAGGATGGGATACCCATGGTCTTCCTGTAGAGCTTGAAGTTGAAAAAGCACTGGGCATAGATGGAAAAGATCAGATTGAGGCCTATGGACTTGAGCCATTTATTAAAGAATGTCGTCATAGTGTGTGGAAATATAAGAATATGTGGGAAGATTTTAGTGGTACGGTTGGTTTTTGGGCAGACATGGAAAACCCTTATGTAACCTATGAGAATGATTATATTGAGTCTGTATGGTGGTCACTTAAGCAAATATGGGAGAAAGATCTTCTTTATAAAGGTCATAAGATTGTACCCTATTGTCCAAGATGCGGAACACCATTATCCAGTCATGAGGTTGCTCAAGGCTATAAGGATGTTAAGGATGAGTCCGTGATTGCTAAGTTCAAAGTCGTGGATGAAGCCAATGCATATTTCTTAGCATGGACAACCACGCCATGGACGTTGCCATCGAATGTTGCTTTGTGTGTGAATCCTCAAGAAACATATGTTAAGGTTGAGCAAGGTGGTTCCATCTATTATCTGGCAGAAGCATTGACTGAGCAAGTTCTAGGTGAGGACTATAAAGTTTTGGAAACCATGTTAGGTAAGGACTTGGAGTTTGTTCATTACGAGCCTCTTTTTGATTTTGAAAAGCCGTCAGATCAAGCCTATTATGTAACCTGTGCTAAGTTTGTAACCTTGTCCGATGGTACCGGTATCGTTCATATTGCACCTGCTTTTGGTGAGGATGATGCTCAAGTCGGGAAAAAATACAATCTGCCTTTCGTCCAATTGGTTGACGGAAAAGGTGAATTTGTAGAACAGGTAACACCTTGGAAAGGGCGTTTTGTTAAAGAGTGTGATGCAGATATTATAAAGCATTTGGATGCATCCGGTAAGCTTTATAAAGCGCTTGAATATGAGCATTCATACCCTCATTGTTGGCGATGTGACACCCCACTTATATATTATGCAAAAGACTCTTGGTTTATTGAGATGACGAAAGTCAAAGAACAATTGTTATCCAACAATGCTAAGATTAATTGGTTACCTGAAGCAATTGGTAAGAAACGATTTGGTGATTGGTTGGAGAACGTCATGGACTGGGGCTTAAGTCGTGATCGTTATTGGGGTACCCCATTAAATATTTGGGAGTGCTCTTGCGGCCATAGACATGCTATTGGCAGTATCGCCGAATTAAAATCACTAAGTGACAATTGCCCGGATGATATTGAGCTTCATAGACCATTCATTGATAAGGTGTTGATTAATTGCCCGATTTGTGAGAAAAAAATGAAAAGGGTTGATCCTGTTATTGATTGTTGGTATGATTCTGGAGCTATGCCTTTTGCACAATGGCATTATCCTTTTGAGAATAAAGAAATATTTGAAGATAACTTTCCCGCTGATTTTATCAGCGAAGCCGTGGATCAGACAAGAGGATGGTTTTACTCCTTACTTGCAATTTCCACTTTGCTTTTTGATAAACCGGCATACAAAAATGTTATAGTTCTGGGTCATGTACAAGATGAGAATGGTCAGAAAATGTCCAAATCCAAAGGCAACGCAGTTGATCCCTTTGAAGCATTAGAAACATATGGCGCAGATGCGATTCGTTGGTATTTTTATAACAACAGTGCACCTTGGTTACCGAATAGATTTAACGGGACTTCAGTCATTGAAGGACAGAGAAAATTCATGGGTACGTTTTGGAACACCTATGCTTTTTATGTGTTATATGCGAATATAGACAAATTCAATCCTAATGAACATGTATTGGATTATGATGCTTTATCTTTAATGGATAAATGGCTATTTTCCAAGTTAAACACTTTGATTCAAGAGGTAGATACGAATTTAGAAAACTATAAAATATTTGAAAGTTCTAGAGCCTTAGCTGCTTTTGTAGATGACTTAAGCAACTGGTATGTTAGAAGATCAAGAGAACGTTTCTGGGTTAAAGACATGCCACAAGATAAGATTAATGCATATATGACTTTATATACAACCCTTAAGACACTTGCTGAGCTATCCGCGCCTTTTGTTCCTTTTATGGCAGAAGACATTTACCAGAACTTGGTTGTAGGACTTAATCCAGATGCCCCGGAAAGTATACATTATTGTAATTTCCCTGTATCCAACAAAGCATGGATTGTTCCTGAGGTGGAAGCACAGATGGATTTGGTTTTAAAAGTTGTCGTATCCGGTCGTGCTTGTAGAAATTCAGCAGTTATTAAGAACCGTCAGCCTTTGGCGACCATGTACATCAAGTCGGAAGGTGATGTGAAGCTGGATCCGGCGTATTTAGATATCATCAAAGAAGAGCTTAATGTTAAAGAAGTTATAATGCGGGATGACGTGAGTGATTTTACGACTTATTTATTCAAACCGCAACTTAGAACTGTAGGCCCGAAATATGGTAAGCAGCTTGGTGGTATTAAGGCTTATTTATCCGATGTTGATGGTAACGAGGCAATGAGTAGGTTAAAGGATACAGGTGCTTTGAGTTTTGATGTGAATGGTGATCCGGTGGTCTTGTTGGAAGAGGATCTATTGATTGAACCGACGAAGCAAGAAGGTTATGAATCAGCCACAGATAGCAATGTAACGGTGGTTATTGACACCAAGTTGACGGACGCGTTACTTGAAGAAGGCTTTGTCAGAGAGATTATCAGTAAGATTCAAACCATGCGTAAGGAAGCTGATTTTGATGTAACGGATCAAATTAATGTTTTTTATGCTAATAGTGAGAAGGCGGATCAGGTAATCAAAGGCAATGTGGATTTGATTGCCAGTGAGACTTTGGCAGTTTCCGTAGAAGAAGGTTCAGATGCTACGGGGTATTTTAAGAATTGGAGTATTAATGGTACTTCGGTTGATTTGACAGTAGTGAGAAGATAG